A segment of the Methanomassiliicoccales archaeon genome:
TTCATGCCGGAGAACGAGGTGTCCATGGCGAGCTCGGAGATATCCGAGACGTTCGCCTTGGACTACAGCATCACCGTGTTGGTGAAAGGTGCAGAGGGCGACATGATCACCCAAAGGGCCTTCCTGGACGTTCTAGAGGCTGAAGCGGCGGTCATGGGGAACGCCACCCTGGTGTCCTACCTAAGTACCGCCTCGATCAACCCCTATTCATCGGTCATAAGCCCGGTGGACATGATCGCCAGTGCCATGCTTATGTCCATGAACGAAACTCAGGTGGCACAGGTCACAGGGCTGACGCAGGTTCCTACCTATGATAACCTGATCAAGCTTATGGGGGTCACCTATACCTCCATGCTCAAAGGGGTATTGCACGAGCTGCTGGCCTCTCCCTATACTCCGGTGCAGGTCAAGGACTTCCTTCCCCGCATGTTCACTGCCGATTTCGACCCGAACTCCACCTCCCCTGAGGCCAAGGGTGCCCTGGTGCTCTACAGCTTCAGCAAGGACCAGGTGGACGTGACCATCCCAGCCATTGACCTGGAACAAGCTTTGAAGAACGAGATGGGCACAGGTGGGGAAGGAGCGATAATATCTGTCCTGGGAATGGCCATCATCAGCGATAGTATCATGACCGTCGCCATGGGCTCCATCAGCAATCTGTTCCCCATCGCTGTACTTGCCATAGTGGCCATCCTGCTGCTGATCTATCGCGATCTCCTAGACACCTTAATGGGCCTGATGGGCCTGGGTATAGCTATCATCTGGATGTACGGCTTCGGCACCGCCCTGGGTTTCGCGTTCAACCCCATGACCATGATCGTGCCCATAATCCTCTTGGGTCTTGGAATAGATTACAGCATCCACTTGGTCATGAGATACCGTGAGGAGAGGGCCGAGGGCGAGGATCCGCAGTCGGCCACCAAGAAGACCATGCTCTCTGTGGGAGAGGCGCTGGTTCTGGCCACAGTCACCACCGTCATCGCCTTCCTATCGAACGTCACCTCCTCAATGCAGGCCATTGCCGAGTTCGGCATATTGACCGCGGTAGGCATCATATCCAGCTTCGTGGTCATGGTCATGCTTATCCCCGCCACTAAGGTATTGAGGGACGCTCGCAACGAACGCAAGGGGAAGGAAAACAAGCACTACCAGAAAAAGGTTCAC
Coding sequences within it:
- a CDS encoding MMPL family transporter, which produces MSKTLSSLGEFVGKRPLVSILIILMITVLSVSSVAFNGINSSFANSDFMPENEVSMASSEISETFALDYSITVLVKGAEGDMITQRAFLDVLEAEAAVMGNATLVSYLSTASINPYSSVISPVDMIASAMLMSMNETQVAQVTGLTQVPTYDNLIKLMGVTYTSMLKGVLHELLASPYTPVQVKDFLPRMFTADFDPNSTSPEAKGALVLYSFSKDQVDVTIPAIDLEQALKNEMGTGGEGAIISVLGMAIISDSIMTVAMGSISNLFPIAVLAIVAILLLIYRDLLDTLMGLMGLGIAIIWMYGFGTALGFAFNPMTMIVPIILLGLGIDYSIHLVMRYREERAEGEDPQSATKKTMLSVGEALVLATVTTVIAFLSNVTSSMQAIAEFGILTAVGIISSFVVMVMLIPATKVLRDARNERKGKENKHYQKKVHSKFSAGRFNSAVGKITHKAPWAVIGVALLVTAAAGYGAISLKTTFNLNDFLPESMDVAKDINFLSNEFNITSGSTAQILVKGELTDPSSIIAM